Proteins from one Pseudarthrobacter sp. BIM B-2242 genomic window:
- a CDS encoding MFS transporter gives MNTASAPPEATQPPSELASGNQPAGKGRVLAWAAWDWGSAAFNAVMTTFVFTVYLTSNAFGGEDQASAVLGGALAIAGLAIALLAPVTGQRSDNGGRRKLWLGVNTVAVAVLTGLCFFVFPRPEFLLLGVALIALGNVFFEFAGVNYNAMLAQVSTPTNIGKVSGFGWGMGYLGGIVALLVVLQLFVQPSFDWFGSSTEDSLNIRLVAVFSALWFFIFALPVLFAVPELPRPARARPLGFLASYGLLLRRIKAIYATSPHTIYFLLASAVFRDGLAAVFTFGGIIAAGTFGFELSQVIFFAIFGNVVAAVGAIAGGYLDDRVGPKAVIMGSLVGLLLAGTMILVLGNGDYVFFGTAWAGSTTFWVFGLFLCLFVGPAQSSSRAYLARLAPTGETGELFGLYATTGRAVSFLAPALFTLCITLATPLVAPGEAQRWGILGIMVVLLAGLLVLLPVKPPNKTSIALVPAS, from the coding sequence ATGAACACCGCCAGCGCCCCTCCTGAGGCCACGCAGCCGCCGTCGGAACTCGCGTCCGGAAACCAGCCGGCCGGTAAGGGCCGGGTGTTGGCCTGGGCCGCCTGGGACTGGGGTTCGGCGGCCTTCAACGCGGTCATGACCACCTTCGTCTTCACCGTCTACCTCACCTCCAATGCCTTCGGCGGCGAGGATCAGGCCTCGGCCGTGCTTGGCGGCGCCCTGGCCATCGCCGGCCTCGCCATCGCCCTGCTCGCTCCCGTGACAGGGCAACGCTCGGATAACGGCGGGCGGCGCAAACTATGGCTGGGCGTCAACACCGTGGCGGTGGCCGTCCTGACCGGGCTGTGCTTCTTTGTGTTTCCACGGCCCGAGTTCCTGCTCCTGGGCGTCGCCCTGATTGCCTTGGGGAACGTGTTTTTTGAGTTCGCGGGCGTCAACTACAACGCCATGCTGGCCCAGGTCTCCACACCGACGAACATCGGCAAGGTCAGTGGATTTGGCTGGGGCATGGGCTACCTCGGCGGCATTGTGGCCCTGCTGGTAGTGCTGCAGCTCTTTGTGCAGCCGAGCTTTGACTGGTTCGGCTCCTCCACGGAGGACAGCCTGAACATCCGGCTGGTGGCGGTGTTCTCCGCCCTGTGGTTCTTCATCTTCGCCCTCCCTGTCCTGTTCGCAGTGCCGGAACTCCCGCGGCCGGCGCGCGCCAGACCGCTGGGCTTCCTGGCCTCCTACGGCCTGCTCCTCCGCCGGATCAAAGCCATCTACGCCACCAGCCCGCACACCATCTATTTCCTCCTCGCCAGTGCCGTCTTCCGTGACGGCCTCGCCGCCGTCTTCACGTTCGGCGGCATCATTGCGGCCGGCACGTTCGGTTTTGAACTGTCCCAGGTCATTTTCTTCGCCATCTTCGGAAACGTGGTGGCTGCAGTGGGCGCCATCGCCGGCGGCTACCTGGATGACCGGGTGGGACCCAAGGCCGTGATCATGGGCTCCCTGGTGGGTTTGCTGCTCGCCGGCACCATGATCCTGGTTCTTGGCAACGGCGATTACGTCTTCTTCGGCACAGCGTGGGCCGGCAGCACCACCTTCTGGGTTTTCGGCCTGTTCCTCTGCCTCTTTGTGGGTCCGGCCCAGTCCTCATCGCGCGCCTACCTGGCCCGGCTGGCCCCCACCGGCGAGACCGGCGAACTGTTCGGCCTGTACGCCACCACCGGCCGGGCCGTCAGCTTTTTGGCGCCGGCGCTGTTCACCCTGTGCATCACGCTGGCCACACCGCTGGTTGCTCCCGGCGAGGCCCAACGCTGGGGCATCCTGGGCATTATGGTGGTGCTGCTCGCCGGCCTGCTGGTCCTCCTGCCGGTGAAGCCGCCGAACAAGACCTCCATCGCCCTGGTCCCTGCGTCCTGA
- a CDS encoding cation:proton antiporter regulatory subunit, with amino-acid sequence MNVDETDLPGLGRRKDFMTASGRRIGVVELREGQTELIVSTWDDPDTCQASIPLTGDEAATLGNLLGGQHLAMKLTEEHRDVPGIVTRQFSIAPDSPFQNQPMGKACIRTRCGVSIVAIMREGEVVPSPGPDVVLHSGDLLVAVGTQEGLDLAADILRNG; translated from the coding sequence ATGAACGTGGACGAGACCGATCTCCCTGGCCTGGGCCGGCGGAAGGATTTCATGACGGCTTCCGGCCGCCGCATTGGCGTTGTGGAGCTGCGGGAGGGCCAGACGGAACTTATCGTTTCCACTTGGGACGATCCCGATACCTGTCAGGCCTCCATTCCCCTGACCGGGGATGAGGCAGCCACCTTGGGCAACCTCCTGGGCGGGCAGCACCTGGCCATGAAGCTGACCGAGGAGCACCGCGACGTTCCCGGCATCGTGACGCGGCAATTCTCCATTGCCCCGGATTCCCCGTTCCAGAACCAGCCCATGGGGAAGGCATGCATCCGCACCCGCTGCGGGGTCTCCATTGTGGCCATCATGCGCGAAGGCGAGGTGGTCCCGTCGCCCGGACCCGACGTTGTCCTCCATTCCGGTGACCTGCTCGTTGCAGTGGGAACGCAAGAAGGCCTCGATCTGGCGGCCGATATCCTCCGCAACGGCTGA
- a CDS encoding cation:proton antiporter, translating into MDPLALTLIELGAVVFCLGLLARLAGRIGMSPIPLYLVGGLAFGAGGVVKLDGMHEFAHLSGEIGVILLLLMLGLEYTAAELFTGLRRSWQAGVLDLVLNFLPGAGIAVLLGWGPVGAMVMGGVTYISSSGIAAKVITDLGRLGNRETPVVLSILVFEDLAMAVYLPILTATLAGVSFLGGLTTVAISLAVVTVVLMVALRHGHRVSKAVHSENSEVFLLNLLGAALLVAGLASAMQVSAAVGAFMLGIAISGATAHSATRILEPLRDLFAAIFFVAFGLNTDPASIPPVLGWALILAVITAATKMLTGIWAAKQAGIARPGRFRAGAALIARGEFSIVIAGLAVASGVVPDELAALATAYVLLMAIFGPLAARYVEPVVKAFRPPATEPARA; encoded by the coding sequence ATGGACCCTCTGGCCCTGACCCTCATTGAACTGGGGGCCGTTGTGTTCTGCCTTGGCCTGTTGGCCAGGCTGGCCGGACGGATCGGAATGTCACCCATCCCCCTCTATCTCGTGGGCGGACTCGCCTTCGGTGCGGGCGGGGTGGTCAAGCTTGATGGCATGCACGAATTCGCACATTTGTCGGGCGAAATCGGCGTGATCCTGCTTTTGCTTATGCTCGGATTGGAATATACGGCTGCCGAGCTTTTCACCGGTCTGCGCAGGTCCTGGCAGGCCGGTGTTCTTGACCTGGTGCTCAATTTCCTGCCGGGTGCCGGGATCGCCGTTCTCTTGGGATGGGGCCCGGTGGGCGCCATGGTTATGGGCGGCGTGACGTACATATCGTCCTCCGGCATCGCCGCGAAGGTCATCACGGACCTGGGCCGGCTTGGCAACCGCGAAACACCGGTGGTCCTCTCCATCCTTGTGTTCGAGGACCTGGCCATGGCCGTGTACCTGCCCATCCTCACTGCCACCCTCGCGGGCGTGAGCTTCCTGGGCGGGCTGACCACGGTAGCCATTTCACTGGCTGTGGTCACCGTTGTCCTGATGGTGGCGCTGCGGCACGGCCACCGCGTGTCCAAGGCGGTCCACAGCGAGAACTCCGAGGTGTTCCTCCTCAACCTGCTGGGCGCGGCCTTGCTGGTGGCCGGCCTGGCATCGGCCATGCAGGTCTCGGCGGCGGTGGGTGCGTTTATGCTCGGCATCGCCATCTCCGGGGCAACAGCCCACAGCGCCACCCGCATCCTTGAGCCCCTGCGGGACCTGTTCGCCGCTATCTTCTTTGTCGCGTTCGGGCTCAACACGGACCCTGCGTCCATCCCGCCGGTCCTGGGCTGGGCGCTCATCCTGGCCGTCATCACGGCGGCCACCAAGATGCTGACCGGCATTTGGGCGGCCAAGCAGGCAGGCATTGCCCGCCCCGGCCGGTTCCGCGCAGGCGCGGCCCTGATCGCCCGCGGCGAGTTCTCCATTGTCATCGCCGGCCTGGCCGTGGCCTCCGGTGTTGTCCCGGACGAACTCGCGGCACTTGCCACGGCCTACGTCCTGCTCATGGCCATCTTCGGTCCACTGGCCGCCCGCTACGTGGAGCCCGTGGTCAAGGCCTTCCGGCCCCCGGCCACAGAACCGGCCCGCGCATAG